The sequence GGCTGCTTTCCAGCCAGGACTGCAGCCGGCCGCCTTCCATGTGGCGCGGTGGCTCCTCGCGTTCGGGCCCGCGAAGCCCAGCGAAATCGCCGAGGCGGTGGGCATGGACCGGAGCTCCATCAGCGCGCTCATCCGCGAGATGAAGGGCTTCGGACTGGCGGCGAGCGAGCAGGATGCCGCCGACAAGCGGGCGGTCATCGTGTCGCTCACACCGCTCGGCAAGGAGCGGGTGCGCGCGGCTCTCGACCTGCGCGGAACGGAGTACTTCTCGCGCATCGACGACTGGTCCAACGACGACATCGCCCGGTTCACCGAGCTGCTGCGGCGGTTCAACCGCTGAACCGAGGACTTCTCGCGGCGAGGTCTTCCGCATCGACGACGTGCGGGGGCGGTGACACGATGTCCGGGGTGCACTGGCTCGCGCTCAGCGCGGCTCGGACATTGCCCTGGAAAGGTCGTGGGATATGTCGGCGCAGTATGACCAGCTTGGAGAGAAGCTCACGAACTGGGATGTGTTGCCGGTGCGCTCGGAGTACCTCGAAGGACATACCTTCTTCAAAGCGCTCGGCTCCGTGAAGGGACGAACCGTCCTGGACCTGGCGTGTGGTGATGGGCTGTACACGCGGCAGCTCAAGGCGAGAGGCGCCAGCCGGGTGGTGGGCGTGGACATCTCAGAGGAGATGATTCGCAGCGCCCGGCGACACGAAGAAGAACAGCCGCTGGGCATCGAGTACCACGTGTCTGACGTAGCCGACATGGCGCCGCTGGGCACCTTCGATTGCGTGACGGCCGTCTATCTCTTGCACTACGCCCAATCCCCCGAGCACCTGCTGCGGATGTGCCGGAACATCCATGCCCACCTGAAGCCCGGGGGCAGCTTCGTCACCTATGCCTTCAACCCCGGGTTCAGCGCGAGGGGGCCCAACAGCACCCGATATGGAATCACGATGTTGGACTTTCCCGAGTCGCCTCGGGATGGTCAGGCCATCTCCGCGGAGCTGCACACGAAGAGTCCCTTCACCATCCACTTCTCCTACTGGAGCCAGGGCACGCACGAGCGGACGCTCCGTGAAGCGGGATTCCACACCCTCACCTGGATGCGGCCGGAGTGCTCCCCCGAGGGAGTGGTCAGGGCCGGACGGGAGTTCTGGCAGGACTACCTCGACAACCCGCACGCCGTCGCGCTGCGCTGTGAGCGGTGAGCCTGGCCGCGGACGTAGTCTCACCGCGTCACTCTTTTGGGATGACCGGGAGCCTCGGACCTCTTTCAGGCCGGGCGTGACTGGAAGGTGACAGCTTCTGGAACGCGCGGCTGAATCCTCTCATGGCTCGTCGGGTAGTCTTGAGCTGAACGCGAGAGGGGCGTGGACATCACGTTGCTGGGCGTGCCGAGGCTGCCAGGGAGCCCGGAGGCACCGAAGTATCTGGAGCGGAAGACGGCGGCGCTGCTGGCGTACCTCGCCCTGGAAGGCCCGACGATGCTCTGGCGGCTGGTGGGACTGCTGTGGCCGGAGTCGTCGGAAACCACGGCGCGCAGCAACCTGCGCCAGTTGCTGCGGCGCCTGCGAGGGATGGCCGGGGCGCCGTGCGTGGAGGTCCGCGAGCCGCTGCGGCTGACGGTGGGGCTGTCGGTGGACGTCGCCCTGCTGAGGGTGGCGCACGAGACGGGGGACCGCGAGCGGGTGTCCGCCTTCACCGGCGAGCTGCTGGAGGGCCATGTGCATGACGACTGCTCGGCCCTGGACGAGTGGCTGGGGATGTGGTGGCTGCGCCTGAGGCGGATGCGCTTCGAGGCGTTGGACGCGCAGGTGCGGCACCAAGAGCAGGAGCAGGGGCAGCTCACCGTGGCGCTGGAGGCGGCCCGGCGCCTGGTGGACCTGGAGCCCACGTCCGAGGAAGCGCACCAGCATGTGATGCGGCTTTTGCACCGGCTGGGAGACCGGGGCGCCGCGCTGGCCGCGTGGCAGCAGTGCCGCGAGGTGCTGCGGCGCGAGCTGGACGTGGAGCCCTCCGAGTCCACCCGGCAGCTCGCGCGCGACATCGAATGGCACGAGGCCGGACACCGGCTGCCGCCGCGGCCCGGCAAGCGCACCGTGCCCCTGTCGGTGCTGCACCCGCCACTGCTGGCCGGCCGCGAGCGGGAGTGGGAGCTGCTGGAGGAGGCCTGGGCGGCGCGCCGCCACATCTTCGTGGGGGAAACGCGGGCATCGGCAAGTCGCGGCTGCTCAGCGACTTCGCGCGCGCGAAGGGGCGCTGGGTGCTGCTGGCGGCGCGGCCGGGAGACCTCTACGTCCCCTACTCCACGCACTCGCGGAGCCTGCGGACGCTGCTGGCACTCAACCCGCACGTGCACATGGAGCCCTGGGTGCGGCGCGAGCTGTCGCGGCTGGTGCCGGAGCTGGAGCCGCAGGCCCGCCTGGGCCCGCCCGCCACGGAGGACAAGCCACGCCTCTACGCGGCGGCGTGCGCCTTCCTGCGCGAGACGGCCGGAGACCTGGACAGCATCTTCTTCGACGACGCGCACTACTACATCGACTGGGACAGCGCGGAGCTGGGCCTGCACATCCAGACGCACCTCATGGAGGAGTCGGCCAGCGGCCGCTTCCCCCTCATCCTCCACGCGCACCGGCCCTTCGAGAACGAGGCGAGCTGGGAGCGGGGCATCATCGACAGCGCCGTCACCGCCGGCGTGCTGGTGCGCATCCCCCTGAGCTGGCTGCCACCCGGGCCCTGCGGCTGGCGCGCGTCTTCGCCGTGGCCCAGACGGACTTCAGCGCGGAGCTGGCGGCGGCGGTGCTGGAGCTGCCCGTGGACGAGCTGCACGAGTCCTGGAGGCAATTGGAGGACGCCCACATGGTGCGCGGGCGCTGGTTCACCCATGACGTGGTGGGAGAGGTGCTCCAGGCCTCCATGCCCGAGCCCATCCGCGCCTCGCTGCGCGAGCGCATCGTCCGGACGTATGCGCATGGCACCTCCAACGGACACACGCCTGCCCGGCCCAGGCTGCCATCCCCAGCGGAGCGCGGCACGGGATGACGGCAATCACATCGGCGGGATGACTTGCCGCCATGGGCAGGTGCGCGGACATGCAAGTCCAATCCCGAGGAGTCCCCGTTCCGGCCTGCTGAAGGGCTTCGCGCACATGGACCTGTCCTATGCGCGTCCTCAAGGAGTTCGCGCCCGACCTGCTTCCGCGCATGGAGCGCAGCTGGATTGAACTCCATGGCGAGCCGGTCCGTGTCACGACGCATTGGAGCCCCGCGGTACCCGCGTGCGGCTGAGCTGGCCCCAGCAACTCCTTGAAGCAGAGGTTTTCTGTGTCAGGGACAGGGCAGTGCGAACCGGGAGGCTCCGCCCGTCAGCCTGTGAGCGGTATGCTCACGAGCCCGATGGAGACCTGCGTCACACCTCGGAGCGATGGAGGACTCGTGCCGTGAGCCGGTCACAACAACAGACGCTTCTCGAATTGATGGGTGGGCTGGTCGAATCACAGAGCCTTGCACAGTTCCAGGAGTACACGGAGTCGCTGCTGGCACAGCTGTTCCAGGCGGACCACGTGGCGTTCTGCTGGATGCATCCGGAGGTGCCCACGGGGTTCGACTGGAGAGCAAGCACCACGGGACATTTTCTCCGGACCTATTTCCGTTGGTTCCAGAACGACTTCGTCTTTCAGTGGCTCTCGCGGCATCCGAACACCGCTGCGAGCGACATGGAGATGCTTCGGGGTGGAAGGCTCGAAGAGACGGAGACGTATCGGCGCAGCAGGGAGTCGCACCTGCGCTTGCGGCATGTCCTCGCGGTCTTGCTGTCCTCCGAGCACCGGAGAGGTAGTGGTGCGGTTGCGTTGTACACCGAGGGAGCCAAACCGTTCTCCGCGAAGCGTCGGCTCTTGTTGCAAGAGCTCTCCCCCGCTTTGTCGGGGGCGTTCCAGAACTTCGCGAGATTCGGTGCGCTGTCCGAGCACAACCAACTCCTGGAGGAGCT comes from Pyxidicoccus parkwaysis and encodes:
- a CDS encoding AfsR/SARP family transcriptional regulator codes for the protein MDITLLGVPRLPGSPEAPKYLERKTAALLAYLALEGPTMLWRLVGLLWPESSETTARSNLRQLLRRLRGMAGAPCVEVREPLRLTVGLSVDVALLRVAHETGDRERVSAFTGELLEGHVHDDCSALDEWLGMWWLRLRRMRFEALDAQVRHQEQEQGQLTVALEAARRLVDLEPTSEEAHQHVMRLLHRLGDRGAALAAWQQCREVLRRELDVEPSESTRQLARDIEWHEAGHRLPPRPGKRTVPLSVLHPPLLAGREREWELLEEAWAARRHIFVGETRASASRGCSATSRARRGAGCCWRRGRETSTSPTPRTRGACGRCWHSTRTCTWSPGCGASCRGWCRSWSRRPAWARPPRRTSHASTRRRAPSCARRPETWTASSSTTRTTTSTGTARSWACTSRRTSWRSRPAAASPSSSTRTGPSRTRRAGSGASSTAPSPPACWCASP
- a CDS encoding class I SAM-dependent methyltransferase, with protein sequence MSAQYDQLGEKLTNWDVLPVRSEYLEGHTFFKALGSVKGRTVLDLACGDGLYTRQLKARGASRVVGVDISEEMIRSARRHEEEQPLGIEYHVSDVADMAPLGTFDCVTAVYLLHYAQSPEHLLRMCRNIHAHLKPGGSFVTYAFNPGFSARGPNSTRYGITMLDFPESPRDGQAISAELHTKSPFTIHFSYWSQGTHERTLREAGFHTLTWMRPECSPEGVVRAGREFWQDYLDNPHAVALRCER
- a CDS encoding helix-turn-helix transcriptional regulator, whose protein sequence is MSRSQQQTLLELMGGLVESQSLAQFQEYTESLLAQLFQADHVAFCWMHPEVPTGFDWRASTTGHFLRTYFRWFQNDFVFQWLSRHPNTAASDMEMLRGGRLEETETYRRSRESHLRLRHVLAVLLSSEHRRGSGAVALYTEGAKPFSAKRRLLLQELSPALSGAFQNFARFGALSEHNQLLEELLRQEGTLAIVLDAQGRDFFRTDAITSLLERWFPSRSDRDDWGIPKAWRERIDAFMKGGVLSTSIPRVWREQRGMSVLEACLTRLPRINGREQWELRLKEVHAVPEMWRQRLSGRQFEAAALVVQGLSDKEVANQLGITEDTAKDHVHQAYRKLGVSSRAGLIALALRP
- a CDS encoding MarR family winged helix-turn-helix transcriptional regulator, yielding MSRSRKELELALGAQLNALLSAARVLTERSAAAFQPGLQPAAFHVARWLLAFGPAKPSEIAEAVGMDRSSISALIREMKGFGLAASEQDAADKRAVIVSLTPLGKERVRAALDLRGTEYFSRIDDWSNDDIARFTELLRRFNR